One segment of Triticum aestivum cultivar Chinese Spring chromosome 2A, IWGSC CS RefSeq v2.1, whole genome shotgun sequence DNA contains the following:
- the LOC123186279 gene encoding bZIP transcription factor 27 — protein sequence MDELWKDMSLCSTPVALQSYHLHSPAAHPYRGAVYLQDYLAGANSVPQPPRTPPPPPPHTALSLEFTNLGGATSAASSGDDPVHFGFSLSGGNNSRRRSAVLQPAAVGGDRRQRRMIKNRESAARSRARKQAYTNELELELEQLRRENKMLIQREKDFINDRQAKAAQLAVPDRRSGRSTATSLQQKQQHEQRCRSAPPP from the exons ATGGATGAGCTGTGGAAGGACATGTCGCTGTGCTCCACCCCGGTGGCGCTACAGTCGTACCACCTCCACTCGCCGGCCGCTCATCCCTACCGCGGCGCCGTGTACCTGCAGGACTACCTCGCCGGCGCCAACTCGGTGCCGCAGCCGCCCCGcacgccgcctcctccacctcctcacACGGCGCTCAGCCTCGAGTTCACCAACCTCGGGGGCGCCACCTCGGCCGCCAGCTCCGGCGACGACCCTGTCCACTTCGGCTTCTCTCTCTCCGGAGGCAACAACAGTAGGAGGAGATCAGCCGTCCTGCAGCCGGCCGCGGtgggtggcgaccggcggcagcgTCGGATGATCAAGAACCGGGAGTCGGCGGCGCGGTCGCGGGCGCGGAAGCAGGCCTACACCAAcgagctggagctggagctggagcagCTGCGTCGGGAGAACAAGATGCTCATCCAGCGCGAGAAGGACTTCATCAAC GATCGTCAGGCCAAGGCGGCGCAGTTAGCCGTCCCCGACCGCCGGAGCGGTAGGAGCACTGCTACTAGCCTCCAGCAGAAGCAGCAGCATGAACAGAGGTGCCGCTCGGCCCCTCCACCGTGA